A section of the Phaseolus vulgaris cultivar G19833 chromosome 8, P. vulgaris v2.0, whole genome shotgun sequence genome encodes:
- the LOC137826388 gene encoding 2-oxoglutarate-dependent dioxygenase 19-like, with protein sequence MFSVKELVESSTMVSVPSNYVCHKTPEDSMLYYETENIPTIDFHQLTSSNSNERSKAIQQLGDKCRDWGFFMVINHGVSETLREKVLREGQSFFDLSKEEKMEFAGKKILDPIRYGTSFNVMVDKTLFWRDYLKCLVHPHFNAPSKPPDLRETLEEYSRKGKEVVEELLKGISLSLGLEENYIHKSMNVELGCKMLVINCYPPCPKPELVMGLPTHTDHGLLTLLQQNQLGGLQIQHKGKWIPVNPLPNSFLIITGDQMEILTNGKYKSVVHRVVVNTKGTRISVGTAHGPNLDTIVSPAPELVGDDNLALYRAIKYRDYIYCFSKTMNSKQRLIWNV encoded by the exons ATGTTTAGTGTTAAGGAATTAGTTGAATCGAGTACTATGGTCTCTGTTCCCTCCAACTACGTTTGCCATAAAACCCCCGAAGATTCCATGTTGTATTATGAGACAGAGAACATTCCAACAATTGATTTTCACCAACTCACCTCTTCCAATTCCAATGAACGCTCTAAGGCAATCCAACAACTAGGCGATAAATGTCGTGATTGGGGTTTCTTTATG GTAATCAATCACGGTGTATCGGAGACACTAAGGGAGAAGGTGCTTAGGGAAGGTCAGAGCTTCTTTGATCTGAGCAAGGAAGAAAAAATGGAGTTCGCAGGAAAGAAGATACTTGATCCAATAAGATATGGAACAAGCTTCAATGTCATGGTGGACAAGACACTTTTCTGGAGAGATTATCTCAAATGTCTTGTTCATCCTCACTTCAATGCTCCTTCTAAGCCTCCTGATCTTAG GGAAACTTTAGAGGAATACAGCAGAAAGGGTAAGGAAGTGGTTGAAGAGTTGCTGAAAGGAATATCTCTAAGCTTAGGGCTTGAAGAAAACTACATACACAAAAGCATGAATGTAGAGTTGGGGTGCAAGATGCTTGTTATCAACTGTTACCCACCATGCCCTAAGCCTGAACTTGTAATGGGTCTTCCTACACACACAGACCATGGGCTTCTCACTCTTCTGCAGCAAAACCAGCTTGGAGGGCTTCAAATTCAACACAAGGGCAAGTGGATTCCTGTCAACCCCTTACCCAACTCCTTTCTCATCATTACTGGGGATCAGATGGAG ATATTGACGAATGGGAAATACAAGAGCGTTGTTCATCGTGTTGTAGTGAACACAAAAGGCACTAGAATCTCCGTTGGCACTGCACATGGACCCAATCTTGATACCATAGTGAGTCCTGCGCCAGAGCTGGTAGGAGATGATAATCTAGCACTATATCGTGCCATCAAATACAGAGATTACATATACTGCTTCAGCAAAACAATGAACTCGAAACAAAGACTTATTTGGAACGTATAA
- the LOC137825303 gene encoding uncharacterized protein yields the protein MRDNQASELKDFNNFIDTNLLIELPCVGTQYTWFNPNGKAMSRLDRVLMSEEWLLKWPICKQYVQSREVSDHCALVVKFMVKDWGPKSFRTLDVWFMEKGFFAMVKEKWISYPVQGNAFFMIKEKLKRLKGNLKVWNVFGNIETSKKMILQELEGLDRQACNGVVAANERLRRIGLLSRLKGSDKRMESLLCQKARASWLKNGDSCTKFYHSSLRWRRLRNDVKGVEVGGLWCEEPCTVRAEAKKLFENRFKATGDFGVRLDGVEFKSLTQEDNMSLVADFSEKEVREAVWHCEGSKSPDPMGSILISSRKVGSL from the coding sequence ATGAGGGACAATCAAGCAAGCGAGCTTAAAGATTTTAATAACTTCATCGATACAAATCTGCTGATTGAATTACCTTGTGTAGGTACGCAATATACGTGGTTTAACCCTAATGGTAAGGCTATGAGCAGGTTAGACAGAGTGCTAATGTCTGAAGAATGGTTGCTAAAATGGCCTATCTGTAAGCAGTATGTGCAAAGTAGGGAAGTTTCTGACCATTGTGCCTTAGTGGTGAAATTCATGGTTAAGGACTGGGGTCCCAAATCTTTTAGAACTCTTGATGTCTGGTTTATGGAAAAGGGTTTCTTCGCGATGGTGAAGGAAAAATGGATTTCTTACCCAGTTCAGGGGAATGCgttttttatgataaaagaaaagCTAAAACGGTTGAAGGGCAATTTGAAGGTTTGGAATGTGTTCGGCAACATTGAGACCtctaaaaaaatgattttgcagGAGTTAGAGGGTTTAGATCGCCAAGCTTGCAATGGTGTGGTAGCGGCGAACGAGAGGCTGAGAAGGATTGGGTTGTTGAGTCGTTTAAAGGGGAGTGATAAAAGGATGGAATCCCTCTTATGTCAAAAAGCTAGAGCTAGCTGGCTTAAGAATGGAGACTCTTGTACAAAATTCTATCATTCTTCTTTGAGATGGAGACGCCTTAGAAATGATGTAAAAGGTGTTGAGGTGGGGGGCCTATGGTGTGAGGAACCATGTACAGTCCGTGCAGAAGCAAAGAAGTTGTTTGAAAATAGATTTAAAGCAACAGGAGACTTTGGAGTAAGACTTGATGGGGTCGAGTTTAAGTCCTTAACACAGGAAGATAATATGAGCTTGGTGGCGGATTTTTCTGAGAAAGAAGTAAGAGAAGCGGTGTGGCATTGTGAAGGGTCAAAGAGCCCTGACCCGATGGgttcaattttaatttcatcaAGAAAAGTTGGGAGTttataa